From Thermothelomyces thermophilus ATCC 42464 chromosome 6, complete sequence, the proteins below share one genomic window:
- a CDS encoding RTA-like protein → MDKVDPSMFPSDWDQEDIENAIANYYYSCTHVTPTCPVRATTLGYYPNRGINIFFTIGYAAATVMTLALGLKKKTWSYTGFIAAGCALELAGYGARIPLTDNPWNKNAFETQIVAIILAPTLICISIYLTLKHICLAFNPALSRVRPHKYPFIFVPLDVSCLLVQAIGGSLAASAALSNYKLVQHGNRCIIAGIVLQVVVLSFFGVSAGDYFVRVKRWIKSTEASPEAIALWQDKKLRTFVYAVTAAYSGILIRCIYRIAEMAGGWGNPIMQDEPSFIVLEGFMVLIPCILLAVFAPGYLFPQMASRMSTPGRVRLFSKRESEKPPQPKVLAGQQQAVNGTETVLNQEQTKEQPISTSTTVEPKGAESV, encoded by the exons ATGGACAAAGTAGACCCGTCCATGTTTCCTTCCGACTGGGACCAGGAAGACATTGAGAATGCCATCGCCAATTACTACTATTCCTGCACCCACGTCACACCGACATGCCCCGTCAGGGCCACCACGCTAGGGTACTATCCGAACCGAGGAATCAACATCTTTTTCACGATTGGGTATGCCGCGGCCACAGTGATGACGCTCGCGCTGGGCCTCAAGAAGAAGACATGGAGCTACACCGGGTTTATTGCGGCAGGCTGTGCTCTGGAGCTTGCAG GTTATGGCGCCCGCATCCCGCTGACCGACAACCCGTGGAACAAGAACGCCTTCGAGACCCAGATCGTCGCCATCATTCTCGCTCCAACGCTCATCTGCATATCCATCTACCTCACCCTCAAGCATATCTGCTTGGCCTTCAACCCGGCCCTGTCCCGCGTCCGGCCGCACAAGTATCCTTTCATCTTCGTCCCGTTGGACGTGTCCTGCCTCCTGGTGCAGGCCATCGGGGGCTCGCTTGCGGCGAGTGCGGCATTGAGCAATTACAAGTTGGTTCAACATGGGAACCGGTGTATCATCGCCGGGATTGTGCTTCAAGTGGTGGTGTTGAGCTTCTTCGGGGTCTCGGCTGGGGATTACTTTGTGAGGGTAAAGAGGTG GATCAAGTCAACCGAGGCGAGTCCCGAAGCGATTGCGCTATGGCAGGATAAGAAGCTCAGGACATTTGTGTACGCTGTCACAGCGGCGTATAGCGGTATCTTGATTCGATGCATCTACCG CATCGCCGAGATGGCTGGCGGATGGGGAAACCCTATCATGCAGGACGAACCGTCGTTTATTGTGCTTGAAGGATT CATGGTTCTCATTCCATGCATTCTTCTGGCCGTTTTCGCACCTGGCTACCTGTTCCCGCAGATGGCCTCTCGCATGTCCACCCCCGGCCGAGTCCGACTGTTCAGCAAAAGAGAGAGTGAGAAGCCACCGCAGCCTAAGGTTCTGGCAGGTCAACAACAAGCTGTGAACGGGACGGAGACAGTTCTCAATCAAGAACAGACCAAAGAGCAACCGATCTCGACATCCACGACTGTGGAACCAAAGGGCGCCGAGTCTGTTTGA